The sequence GGCTGAGGAGGAAAGCCCCACGCCAGCCGAACCGGAAATGTCACCGGAAGAACGCAAGCAAAAACTGCAACAGGTTCAAGCCGCGATCGCGAAACGGAACCAAGAACGTGATGGCATCTTGGTCAATGTGCCCGCAACCTTGGTGATGAAAGAACGAGCGGAAATCCGTCCGGCTCACATCCTGATCCGTGGTGCTTACGATGCCCCCGGCGAAGTGGTCAGCCGCGACACGCCTTCGTTCTTGCCACCGATGCCAACGACCGATGACCCAAACGCCACCAAAACGCGGATGGACCTGGCACGCTGGATGGTCGATCCTACCAACCCGTTGACCGCACGCGTCGCGGTCAATCGTTTTTGGCAACAATTGTTCGGCGTGGGGTTGGTCAAAACCTCCGAGGACTTCGGCGCTCAAGGGCAGCTGCCGTCGCACCCCAAGTTGCTCGATCACCTGGCCATCGACTTCATCGAATCTGGGTGGAACGTGCAAGCGTTGATGCGTTCGATGGTCAACACGCAGGCGTACCAGCAAACGTCGATCGCACCGTCGGACGACTACAAGTCCGACCCGCAGAACCGGTGGCTGGCTCGTGGGTCACGTTATCGACTAGATGCCGAAGTCATTCGCGACCAAGTGCTTTCCGTCTGTGGACTCCTCAGCCCCACGATGTACGGCAAGAGCGTCAAACCACCGCAACCGGAAGGCCTGTGGAAGATCGTTGCGATGCCAACTTCGTATCCCAACAGCTACGTCCCCGATTCGGGCGAAAAAACAGTTCGCCGAAGCGTCTACACGTTTTGGAAGCGAGGTTTGCCACCGCCACAAATGACCATTTTCGATGCCCCCAACCGTGACAGTTGCATCGCCAGGCGAGAACGCACCAACACGCCGCTGCAAGCGTTGATGATGATGAACGAGCCTCAGTTTTTCAGCGCGTCGACGACATTTGCCAAACGCTTGCTCGATGATGAATCGCTGAATGCCGACGAGGGCGGCAATCAAAAACGCTTGGCCGCTGCCTACGAGACGATCACGTCGCGTCCGCCAACCGACGCGGCTCTCGAGTCGTTGTCACAATCGCTCGACACCTTTCAAGCGTTGTATGAATCACAGCCGGCCGAAGCCACCTCGCTCGTGCAACGATGCACGGACCCAGCCGTCCAGTCCGTGACTTCCGTGCCCGACCAAATCCGCTTGGCCGCATGGACGATGGTGGTCCATTCCATCTTGAATCTGGATTGTGTTCGAACCAGGGAATGACCTCCCGCTTCGCCCCGCAAGCCAAATCGCCGAATTCGACCTGCCTCTTCAATGACCTCGCCATGAACGTCTCTCAAAACCACGCTCTTCCAACCCTCGCCAACCTGTCCGGTCGGCGACAGTTCCTGCAGCACGCCGGGATGGGACTGGGAGCGGCAGCGTTGGGTTCGATCGTCGCGCGGGCACAAGCCAACGAAGCCGTCTCGGCGGAGAAGCCCGTGGCAGCGGATTTGAAAGCGGGCGAAATGGCGGGACTGCACTTTCCCGCCAAAGCCAAACGGGTGATCTTCCTGTTCATGGCGGGGGCTCCCAGCCAAATGGATTTGTTTGATTACAAACCCGAGCTCGCCAAGCAGTTCAAACAGCCGCTGCCGCCCAGCGTCAGCAACGGGCAACGCGTCACCGCGATGACTCGCGGCCAGGAACAAATCATCGCGCCATCGATGTTTGAATTTTCGCGACATGGAGAAAACGGCGTCCACCTCAGCGAACTGTTGCCGCACCTTGGAACCGTGATCGATGACATTTGCCTGATTCGTTCCACGCACACCGACGCGATCAATCACGACCCTGGCAAGACGCTGTTCTGCACCGGATCCGAGATCCCCGGCAAAGCGAGCCTGGGATCCTGGCTGAGCTATGGCCTCGGCCGGATGAACGAAAACCTGCCCGACTTCATCGTCCTCAATTCGGCGTTTTGGAGCGGTGACAAAGCCAACATCCAAGCACTCTACAGTCGCCTGTGGGGATCGGGTTATCTGCCTTCCAAACATCAAGGCGTCTCGTTCCAACCCTCCGGTGATCCCGTCTTGTTTCTCTCCAATCCCCAAGGAGTGAACCGCGAAAGCCGGCAGAAGATGCTGGACCTGGTCACGGATCTGAATCGCCAACACATGCAGCAAAGCGGTGACCCTGAAATCCTGACCACCATTGCGCAGCAAGAGATGGCATTTCGGATGCAAGCGTCTGTGCCCGAACTGACTGATCTGAGCCAAGAAACCGAAGACACCTTGGCGATGTACGGCCCCGAAGTTCACAAGAGCGGCTCGTTCGCACGCAACTGTTTGATGGCACGCCGCATGGTCGAACGCGACGTGCGGTTCGTGCAACTGTTTCACCGCGGTTGGGATCACCACTCGCACCTGCCCAAGAAAATTCGTGGCCAGGCGTACGACGTGGATCAACCCTGTGCCGCACTGATTCGCGACTTGCGGCAGCGGGGGATGCTCGATGACACCCTGGTCGTGTTCGCGGGCGAGTTTGGACGCACGACTTACTGCCAAGGCAAACTGACGCACAAAGATTACGGACGCGATCACCATCCACGTTGCTTCACGACTTGGATGGCGGGTGGGGGTGTCAAAGGCGGCATCGCCCACGGGGTCACCGATGACTTCAGCTACAACGTGGTCGAGAACCCGGTTCATGTGCGCGATTTCAACGCCACCATCCTGCATCAACTGGGAATCAACCACGAACGACTGACGTTCCCATTCTTGGGACTGGATCAACGTTTGACGGGTGTGGAAGAAGCCCATGTCATCCACGACATATTGGCCTGATGCCAAATCGCGAATCGCACCCCCTCGACGATTCACCGTTGTTTGAAATCGGTCGAAGACGGTGTTGCCCAAACCAAGTCGAGACGCGTCCTTCATTCACGACGGCCCCGTCCGGGGCGAGGTTGCATGCATGGCTCCGGCGGAGTTCTCGTGGATCGCCCGGTTCGGAAGCCTCGAGAACACTGACGCATTGAGAGATCGAGCATGGTCAATTTGTTCCGCCGGCACTAGGATTTTGAAGCACACGCCAGGCTGGATTGCGGAGCAATCCAGGACACTCCCAATGCGAGCGGACTTAGAACTGCGTCATGGATTTCACCGCAATCGATTTTGAAACGGCGACGCGTCGCTCCGACAGTGCTTGCCAATTGGCGGCGGTCCGTGTTCGCGGCGGTGAGATCGTTGACTCGGTAAGTTGGCTCATTCGGCCGCGACCGTTTGTGTTTTCACCAGCCAACATTCAGATTCACGGCATCACCCCCGGCATGGTGCGTGACGAGTCCGAATTTGGCGAGCTTTGGCCGGACATCCAATCCACGCTGGGCGATGATTGCTTGATCGCTCACAACGCCAGTTTTGATCTCGGCGTGTTGATGGCGTGCTTGGAATCGCATGATCATCCCGTTCCGGAAATGCAATACAGTTGCACGCGAGCGATCGCTCGGCGGACTTGGCCCCAGCAACCTCGGTTTGGTTTGAAACCGCTGTCGGATTGGTTGGGCATTCGGTTCCGTCACCACGATGCCCTCGAGGATTCAGTCGCCTGCGCCAAAATCGCTTTGGCGGCAGCAGAAGACTCGGGCGTGACCAGCCTCGAAGAATTGGAATCCAAGCTCTCCCTTTCGCGAGGAACGGCCGGCGAATGGGGCAAGAAAGGCCCGACGACGCGACGTGCTTCCAGCAGACGAAAATCGTCCGCGCGACGCCCGTCCACGCCAGCCTCCGCCGTCGCGATCGCTGGGTCAACGGTCGCCACCGCAACCATCCCATCCCCCTCGCTCTCATCCGCCCCGACGCGAACCTGCGGGATCAGTGACAGCGGCGTGGATCTGCAGCGGTTGATGATCCGGGCGGATTTCATTCGTCCGTTGGAAGGTCGAAAAGTCGTCTTCACCGGCCTGCTGACCAAACTGCAGCGAGAAGAGGCCGAATTGCTGACTTCGCGTTGCGGCGGAAAGTGCCAATCCAGCGTTTCTCGAAAAACGGACTTGGTCGTCGTTGGTGAACTGGATTCGCGAACGATCCAGGCCGGGCGCACGATGAGCACCAAGGAAGCCACCGCTCGGCAATTGGCCGCCGAGGGAACTGCTCTGAAAATCATGACGGAGCAGGAGTTCTTGGAAATGATCATCGCAATGTGAACATTCGTCCTAAGGATGAATTCCCCACCAATTCAGGCTCGCATCGTGAATCGGGCCGCGACTTCGCGACGAATCGATTTTGATCGGATCCCGGTCCTCTGCGCCGAGGACAAACCGTGTTATCCTTCCCGAAATTTTCACGGCAGGCGTCGTTGAATCAGGGCCCCCGCAGCCGGTGGCTCTCAACCGAATCGCCCGCCATTCGAGCCCCTCCGCCCTCTTTTGGGATCGTTTCCGTGCCGCGTCGCGACGACATCAAGAAGATTCTGCTCATTGGTAGTGGCCCGATTGTGATCGGCCAAGCTTGCGAATTCGATTACTCCGGAACGCAAGCCTGCAAAGCATTGCGTGAAGAGGGTTATGAGGTCGTGCTGGTCAACAGCAACCCAGCGACGATCATGACCGATCCGGCAACCGCTGACGCAACGTACATCGAACCGCTGACTTGGCAGATGGTCGAAAAGGTCATCGCCAAAGAACGCCCGGATGCCTTGCTGCCGACCCTCGGCGGCCAAACCGGCCTCAACGTCGCGATGGACCTGGACGCCAACGGTGTGTTGGAAAAATACGGCGTTGAAATGATCGCCGCCAACGCCAAGGTCATCGCCAAAGCGGAAGAACGCGAGCAGTTCAAACAGGCGATGGACAAAATCGGTCTGGACGTCTGCAACGGCTTCACCGTCCGAACGCTTGCCGACGCTCGCAAAGCCCTCGCAGAAGTGGGCTTGCCCGCCGTCGTCCGACCATCGTTCACAATGGGCGGCAGTGGCTCAGCGATTGCCTACAACAAAGACGACTTCGACTCGTTGGTGCAAAACGGGCTGGACCAATCGCCCGTGACGGAAGTCTTGATCGAAGAATCGATCATCGGCTGGAAAGAGTACGAGATGGAAGTCATGCGTGACCGCGACGACAACGTCGTGATCATCTGCGCCATCGAAAACTTTGACCCCATGGGTGTTCACACCGGTGACTCGATCACCGTCGCCCCCGCTCAAACGCTGAGCGACAAAGAATACCAACGGATGCGCGACGCCTCGATGGCAGTCATCCGGGAGATCGGTGTCGAAACGGGCGGCAGCAACATTCAGTTCGCCATCGAGCCTGACACCGGCCGAATGATCGTGATTGAAATGAACCCGCGGGTCAGCCGCAGCTCGGCTCTGGCCAGCAAAGCGACGGGGTTCCCAATTGCGAAAATCGCGGCGAAGTTGGCCGTGGGGTACCGGTTGTGGGAATTGCCCAACGACATCACCCAGAAAACCAAAGCCTGTTTCGAACCGACGATCGACTACGTCGTCACCAAGATGCCGCGATTCGCGTTCGAGAAGTTCCCCGAAGCCGACGCGACGCTGACCACGCAAATGAAATCGGTCGGCGAAACCATGTCGATCGGCCGCACATTCCAGGAATCCTTCCAGAAAGCTCTGCGAGGACTGGAAGTCGGTGCGTTTGGATTCGGCAGCGATCCCAAGGATCTCTGGGGAACCGAAGACCAACCCAGCCGCGACGAAATCCGATCGAAGCTGTCGATTCCTGGTTCAGAACGCGTTTTCTACATCCGCTACGCGTTCAAAGACGGGATGACCGCGGCTGAGATTCACTCGCTGACCAACATCGACCCGTGGTTTCTGGATCACCTGCAACAACTGATCGAAACCGAAGACAACCTGCGCTCGATTGGCAAGCTGGACGCAATCGATGCGGACACCATGCGAGACGCCAAACGTCGAGGGTTCTCGGATCGTCAAATCGCGACAATCACGTCGAAGACGGAATCACAAGTGCGTGCCAAACGCCTGGAGTTGGACATTCGTCCGGTCTACAAGAGTGTCGATACCTGTGCGGCTGAATTCGAAGCCTTCACACCGTATTACTACAGCACCTACGAATCCGAAACCGAAGTGCCAGCCAAGGGCGACAAAAAACGGGTCGTGATTTTGGGTGGTGGCCCCAACCGAATTGGCCAGGGCATCGAGTTTGATTACTGCTGCTGCCACGCGTCGTTTGCCCTGCAAGAGATGGGCATCGAATCGATCATGGTCAACAGCAACCCAGAAACCGTCAGCACGGACTACGACACCTCGGACATCCTGTTCTTCGAGCCGTTGACGATCGAAGACGTGCTGAACATCTGCGATGCGATGCAGCCCGACGGTGTGATCGTTCAGTTTGGCGGTCAAACCCCACTCAACTTGGCGCGTGGATTGGAACAAGCCGGGGTGCCGATCATCGGCACCAGCGTCGACACGATCGACGCGGCCGAGGACCGCGAATTGTTCAGCAGCCTGATCGACGAACTCGGTCTGCGGCAACCGCCATCGGGCATCGCTCGCAACATGGACGAAGCACGCGTGGAAGCCAAACGAATTGGCTATCCCGCCCTCGTCCGTCCCAGCTTTGTGCTCGGCGGCCGCGCGATGGAAATCTGCTACGACAATGCCCAATTCGCTCGCTACGTTGCCGAAGCTTTCATCGTCGCCGATGGACAACCGGTGCTGATCGACCGATTCCTCGAAGACGCCACCGAAGTCGACGTCGACGCCATCAGCGACGGCAACGACTGTGTGATCATGGGGATCATGGAACACATCGAAGAAGCCGGTGTTCACTCCGGCGACTCGGCGTGCTGCATCCCACCGTTCAGTTTGACCCAACCGGTGCTGGCCGAAATTCGCGATGCAACTCGCAAACTGGCCGCTCGGCTGAACGTGATCGGCCTGATGAACATCCAGTTTGCCGTCAAGCTCGAAGGCTCCCAGCCAACACTTTACATTCTTGAAGTGAACCCGCGAGCCAGCCGCACCGTGCCGTTCGTCGCCAAAGCGACGGGTGTTCCCGTGGCGAACATCGCGACCAAAGTCATGGCCGGCCAAACGCTGAAAGAACTCGGCGTCACCGAGGAGCCGATCCCACGCCACGTCTCGATCAAAGAGAGCGTGTTGCCGTTCCGGAAATTTGCCGGCGTCGACATTGTGCTCGGCCCCGAAATGCGGAGCACGGGCGAAGTCATGGGCGTCAGCGAACTGTTCTCAATCGCATTTGCGAAGAGCCAACTGGCTGCGGGAACCGTGCTGCCGGAATCTGGCAAGATCTTCTTGTCGCTGTCCGCCAACCACAAAGAATCCGCCGAATCGCTCGGCAAGTCGCTGATCGACTTGGGTTTCGAATTGCTGGCCACCGAGGGCACCGCCGTCCGGTTGGAAGAATCTGGCGTTGCGGTGACCCGCGTCAAAAAGCTGTCCGAGGGTCACCCGAACCTGATCGACTACCTCAAGAACGACGACGTTCAGCTGATCCTGAACACACCGTCGGGCAAGGGTGCTCGAACTGACGAGGGCAAGATCCGAGCTGCCGGGGTTCAACACGGGGTGCCATGCATCACGACGCTGGCCGCCGCCGAAGCGGCCGTCCGAGCCATGGTGGCGATGCGAGACACGCCGATGGAAGTTGAGTCACTCCAACGTCGATACGCTCAGAACATCTGAAGCGAAATGGAAACGTTTGAGGAAACAGTCGCCCACCGGCGGCTGTTTCCGTTCCCAGACGATGCTTTGCGCCATTAAGATGGGGGCCTCATCCCCCATTGTTCAGGCGACAAAGACATGGTTCATCGGAAAAATCTTTTCAGAGGCATCCTGCTTGCAGCGATGTTCCTGACTGCCCCCACGTTTGCTGCTGATCCAGTTCACTTCAGCAGCCAAGCAGGGGCGACGGTCACCTACAAGATCAACATTCAGATCGGCATCGGCAAAGACGCGGGCAAGTATCCCGGCACGTTGACCTATCAAGTCAAATCAGCCACGCCTGAGCTGATTCAGTTGACCGCGACCGGCGACCTGCAGGGCAAAGCATCCCGCCCCTCGTCTTTCTTTCGCAGCAGCAACGACTCACCGTTGCCGACCCTCGAGTCGGCATCTTGTCGCGGAGCCTTGCTTGGAATCACGCCGCTGGGCAAAGTCGAAGTGGTCCAGCGTGACGACATGCTTGGGCTGGTGCTTGGCACCATCGGCCAACTTGCGATTGCTCCCCTCCCGCCTGCGGCCGCGGCTCCCGTCAATCCACGCGCCGCGCAAAAGGGTGCGGATGTCGCGGTGACTTGGGATGTCTCCGACACGACCACGATCGCTCGCGTTAGCAGCCCCTTCGGGATGACACCCTCATTCGCCAGCCGAGCGGGAATCGACAATAAAAAGCTTTCCATCGCGACTGAGAAGTGGAAGTATGTCGCTCATCCAGCGGTCCGGAACCGGATGAAGATCGACCACCAATACGAGTTGTCAGCGCCGGATTCGGATCCCCCACTCAAGATGCAAGGCGAGGGCATCGCGTTCTTCAACTTGGAAGATGGCTTCTATGAGCAACTGCAAATCAATCGCGTGTTGTTCCAGGTCGACGACGGCGTGGAAGTGAAGGTGCCGGTTTCCATCACGGTCGTTCGCGAAACGGAGCAAGAACGAGCCGCCAAAATTGCCGCGGCAAAGGAAGCGGCCCTCAAACGCACGCGTCCATTCACCGACATCGAACGCCGACAATGGCTACAAGCGTTGGCGCCAGGCTCGTCGGCTGCGGCAGCCCATCGTGCGATGTCAGATCTCAATTCTCGGAATCAACGCCAAGATCCCGAACTCGCCCAAGCACTCCTGAAACGCGCCGAGATCTCTGACAAAAACATGCAGCCGTTCTACTACTCAGCGGCGGGTCGTTTCGACGAATCGATCAAGCAAATGGCGGAGGACCGTCGCGATTACAGCCGTGGGATTGGGACGGTGAAGCGGACCGGCGCCCCAGTCACGACCGCCAGTCGTTTGGTTGTCGGCCAGATTCTGGCGAAATCGCGAGAACGGTTCAGCGGCCACGAAGCGGTGGAAGTCAAAGAGATCCATGACCGCAACGAAGTTTCAGTGCAGCCCGTCGGTGGGCACGGCCGGGTGGAACGCGTCAACGTCTCGCTGCTGCGTTATCCCCCTGACACGGTTCCACAACCCGTCCATGTGCGGGCGGCACCACGGGCCCGGCGTGTCGCTCCCAAACCCCGGGTGGTGATGGAGGAACCGGAGGAGAACGACGAAGTGGAAGATGAATCCGAACCGGAAATGGATGCCATCCGAACCTGGACCGACAAAACGGGGAAATTCAAGATCGAGGCGTCGTTCCTGGCGGTGAAAGACGGCAAGCTTCGCCTGAAATCCGCCGATGACAAAACGATCGAAATCCCGCTGGCGGCCCTCTCGAAGAAGGACGTGGACCTCGCGGAACAATTCCAAGAGGAATCCGAAGCCCCCGCCAATCCGTTTCAAGTTGTGACGGAATAGCAATCAGCGTCAGGACGCCAGGCTGCCCCCTCACCTTGCGAGCTGCCTCGGTCAACCCAACCGCGGAGAAGGCAATTGAAAAAGTTAAATTGACAATTGTAAATTTCAAATTGTTGGTTGAAGGGCAGCTACTTCGGGTTTTGGAGATTTGCCTTTGCCGTCACAACAGATTTCCCAATGATGTTGCACAGTTGGATGCACTCATCGAGAAGCGGTTTGATGCGGTCATCGGAAAGCATCTCCGACCTTAGAATTAGCTTGACCCAAGTTCGCGATTCACGAAGTTCCTTCAACGCGATCCCCAGCTTGTGAACAAAGTCCTTCTTGCTTTCAGCGGCACACGCTTCGGCATAGTTTGGTGCGGGCGAAGTGCCACTTCGCACCAGCTGGCCAGCGATGTGCCGCCCCAGGCGGGTCTCCGGCAACGCTTCGACCAATTTCCCGACGCGTGTCGCGAAATCCAGTAGCCGATCTTCTAAATCTTCACCACGCTGATCCATTGGGTCGCTCGCCGGCTGGAGAACAAACAAATTTACAATTTCCAATTGTCAATTTAACTTTTTCAATGACCCAGATTGGCGGGTAGCGGTTCCTTCATTTTGCACCGCTTCCCCCGACAACTTCCGAGGGCGAAGAAAACGGGTTTTGGAGACATGGTTCCCAGGAAACTGGACTGGCTTAGAATCTAGGGCTCACGGCCACGAAATGGGGTCGTTTTTCGCCAGCCTTTCTCGTCATCCGTCTGATTTGAATGACTTCCGATCTCACTGCTGCCACTGATTCTCCCGCCGAGCCGCTTGATCGTTCCAAGTATCGGTTGTTGGTCGTCGACAACGAGGCTGCTCATGCGCGAGCGATGACGGAGAGCCTGGAAAAAGTGGGCTACGTTTGCGAGGTCGCGACCAGCGGCCCCGATGCCGCCGCTCTGATCCAGCGAGAAACGTTTGACATCATCATCACGGACATGGTGATGAACGACGTTGACGGAATGAAAATCCTCGCCTTGGCCAACGAACGGTTGCCCGAATGCGAAGTCGTGATGGTCACCGGCCATGCGACCGTGCCGATCGCTGTCGAAGCCATGCAGCTGGGCGCGTTCAACTTCCTCGAAAAACCGATCACGCCGAGCCGGTTGCGAGCCATCGTTGAAAAGGCCGCCGAGAACGTCGAACTGCGACGCCAAAACACCGAGTTGATGCAGCGACTCGATGAGCGATTTGGCTTTGAAGGCATCATCTACACCAGCAAGAAGATGCAGACGGTCATCGATCGTCTGCGTCGAATCGCGGCCACCGACGCAACCGTGCTGATCACCGGGGAATCCGGAACCGGCAAAGAGATGGTGGCGCAAGCGATCCACCAGAACAGCCCTCGGAAGAACAAACGGATCGTCGCGCTCAATACCCGGGCCGTTTCCGAAAACCTGGTCGAAAGCGAGCTGTTCGGTCACGTCAAAGGCTCGTTCACCGACGCGGTGTCCGACCGGGAAGGGGCGTTCGAATACGCCAACGGAGGCACTCTGTTTCTGGATGAAGTCGGCGACATGCCGATGAGCACCCAGATCAAACTGCTGCGAGTGCTGGAAGAAAGCCAGATCACTCGCGTCGGTGGCAACAAATCCATCAAGGTCAACGTTCGCCTGATCTCGGCCACCAACCGACCGCTCGAAGAGATGATCGATGCAGGAACGTTCCGCAACGACCTCTACTTCCGACTGAAAGTCGTGACGATCGAACTGCCGCCGCTGCGTGAACGCCGCGACGATGTGATCACGCTGATGGACCATTTCCGCAAGATGTTCCTGCGGCGGCACGGGAAGTCCTCTGCCCATTTCACCCCTGCGGTGACCAAGAAGTTCTTCGCCTATGACTGGCCCGGCAACATCCGTCAGCTCCGGAACTTTGTCGAAACCATGGTGGTACTGGACACCGATGGGTCGCTCGACGAAGACGACTTGCCACCTGAACTGATTGATGAGACTCCCCAGGAAGGCAGCGACGCGACAACCCCAGCCTTGATCGAAGGCTCCATGAGTTTCGTTGGAAAGCCGCTTGCCGAGATTGAACGCTGGGCGATCGAAGAAACGCTGAAGATGACCGGCAACAATCGCGAAGAGGCCGCCAAGATCCTTCAGATCGGCGCCCGGACCCTCTACCGCCGTCTCGACCAATACAAAAAAGATGAAGACGAAGCGAATTCCTAGACCAGCCTCTCGTCGCATCAACCAACTCTGACTGAAAACATTTCTCTCACTTCCAACTGACATCGGATCCAACATGCAACCTTTGCCTTTCCCTTCGTTGACGCTGACCGCCGAAGCAAAACTTGACCTCGCCAAAGCAGGTGTGTTGGTCCTCGGCGTCGAACCGGCCGGGGATTCGGAGGATTCATCCGACGGCAAAGCAACTGCGAAGTGCGTCGCGCTCTCCACGCTGCCTGAATCGCTCGCCAAGACCGTGCAAAACGCGTGTGACTCCGGTCAAGTGAATGGCAAACCGGGTGAGCTGACCAGCTTCGCCACCGGCGACCCTCAAACACCTTGGATCGTGCTCGCTGGATTGGGTGCGAGCGACAAACGCACTCGCGGATCCGCCATCGAACTGGGCGCTGCGGTGGTTCGTAGCTTGGTCAGCAAACCTCGCCCACAAATCACATTTGCCTTGGGCGAGGGTGTCGCCGCCGACAATCACGATGCGGTCGTCGCTGGTGCGGTCTCCGGTTGCGAAGGTCAGCACCTGTATCAACGCGAACCAGCCGTCTCGGTTCCCGACGCGATCGCGTTCGTTGGTTACTCAACCGAAGCCGTTTCGCGTGGCGAAAAACTCGGCCAATCGATCAATCACACCCGGCGTTTGGTCAACGAGCCACCATCGATCATGAACCCAACGGGGTTCGCTCAGTACGCTGAAAAGATCGCCAGCGACTGCGGACTGAAGTGCGAAATCTGGGACGAGAAAAAACTGGAAGCCGAAAACTGCCGCGCGATTTTGGCCGTCGGCCGAGCGTCAACCAGCCCACCGCGTTTGGTGATGCTGCGTCACGATGGCGGTGACGACGAAGCCCCCCTCGTGATCGTCGGCAAAGGCGTCACGTTTGACTCCGGCGGTCTGTCACTCAAACCCAGCGATGGCATGGTCGACATGAAGTGTGACATGGCTGGTGCAGCAACCGTTGTCGGCGTGATGAACGCTCTGGCGAAACTGAAGGTTCCCCGCAACGTCATCGGGCTTTGTGGGCTGGCCGAAAACATGGTCAGTGGCGACAGCTACAAACTCGGCGACGTGATCGAAACCCGCAGCGGAAAAACGATCGAGATCCTCAACACCGACGCAGAAGGCCGCGTGGTTTTGGCCGACACCTTGGACGTCGCGGTCCAACAAAATCCCCAAGCGATCGTCGACCTGGCCACGCTCACCGGAGCTTGCATGGTGGCACTGGGAATCGATGTCGCTGGATTGATGACCAACAACCAAGCCCTTTGCGACGCGGTTCAAAGCGCAGCGGAATCCGAGTGCGAACCCGTTTGGCAATTGCCGATGTTCTCGCTGTACGACGACAAAGTCAAAAGCAAGGTGGCCGACATCAAGAACGTCGGCGAAGGTCGCTGGGG is a genomic window of Rhodopirellula islandica containing:
- a CDS encoding DUF1501 domain-containing protein, whose translation is MNVSQNHALPTLANLSGRRQFLQHAGMGLGAAALGSIVARAQANEAVSAEKPVAADLKAGEMAGLHFPAKAKRVIFLFMAGAPSQMDLFDYKPELAKQFKQPLPPSVSNGQRVTAMTRGQEQIIAPSMFEFSRHGENGVHLSELLPHLGTVIDDICLIRSTHTDAINHDPGKTLFCTGSEIPGKASLGSWLSYGLGRMNENLPDFIVLNSAFWSGDKANIQALYSRLWGSGYLPSKHQGVSFQPSGDPVLFLSNPQGVNRESRQKMLDLVTDLNRQHMQQSGDPEILTTIAQQEMAFRMQASVPELTDLSQETEDTLAMYGPEVHKSGSFARNCLMARRMVERDVRFVQLFHRGWDHHSHLPKKIRGQAYDVDQPCAALIRDLRQRGMLDDTLVVFAGEFGRTTYCQGKLTHKDYGRDHHPRCFTTWMAGGGVKGGIAHGVTDDFSYNVVENPVHVRDFNATILHQLGINHERLTFPFLGLDQRLTGVEEAHVIHDILA
- a CDS encoding exonuclease domain-containing protein, with the translated sequence MDFTAIDFETATRRSDSACQLAAVRVRGGEIVDSVSWLIRPRPFVFSPANIQIHGITPGMVRDESEFGELWPDIQSTLGDDCLIAHNASFDLGVLMACLESHDHPVPEMQYSCTRAIARRTWPQQPRFGLKPLSDWLGIRFRHHDALEDSVACAKIALAAAEDSGVTSLEELESKLSLSRGTAGEWGKKGPTTRRASSRRKSSARRPSTPASAVAIAGSTVATATIPSPSLSSAPTRTCGISDSGVDLQRLMIRADFIRPLEGRKVVFTGLLTKLQREEAELLTSRCGGKCQSSVSRKTDLVVVGELDSRTIQAGRTMSTKEATARQLAAEGTALKIMTEQEFLEMIIAM
- the carB gene encoding carbamoyl-phosphate synthase large subunit, with the translated sequence MPRRDDIKKILLIGSGPIVIGQACEFDYSGTQACKALREEGYEVVLVNSNPATIMTDPATADATYIEPLTWQMVEKVIAKERPDALLPTLGGQTGLNVAMDLDANGVLEKYGVEMIAANAKVIAKAEEREQFKQAMDKIGLDVCNGFTVRTLADARKALAEVGLPAVVRPSFTMGGSGSAIAYNKDDFDSLVQNGLDQSPVTEVLIEESIIGWKEYEMEVMRDRDDNVVIICAIENFDPMGVHTGDSITVAPAQTLSDKEYQRMRDASMAVIREIGVETGGSNIQFAIEPDTGRMIVIEMNPRVSRSSALASKATGFPIAKIAAKLAVGYRLWELPNDITQKTKACFEPTIDYVVTKMPRFAFEKFPEADATLTTQMKSVGETMSIGRTFQESFQKALRGLEVGAFGFGSDPKDLWGTEDQPSRDEIRSKLSIPGSERVFYIRYAFKDGMTAAEIHSLTNIDPWFLDHLQQLIETEDNLRSIGKLDAIDADTMRDAKRRGFSDRQIATITSKTESQVRAKRLELDIRPVYKSVDTCAAEFEAFTPYYYSTYESETEVPAKGDKKRVVILGGGPNRIGQGIEFDYCCCHASFALQEMGIESIMVNSNPETVSTDYDTSDILFFEPLTIEDVLNICDAMQPDGVIVQFGGQTPLNLARGLEQAGVPIIGTSVDTIDAAEDRELFSSLIDELGLRQPPSGIARNMDEARVEAKRIGYPALVRPSFVLGGRAMEICYDNAQFARYVAEAFIVADGQPVLIDRFLEDATEVDVDAISDGNDCVIMGIMEHIEEAGVHSGDSACCIPPFSLTQPVLAEIRDATRKLAARLNVIGLMNIQFAVKLEGSQPTLYILEVNPRASRTVPFVAKATGVPVANIATKVMAGQTLKELGVTEEPIPRHVSIKESVLPFRKFAGVDIVLGPEMRSTGEVMGVSELFSIAFAKSQLAAGTVLPESGKIFLSLSANHKESAESLGKSLIDLGFELLATEGTAVRLEESGVAVTRVKKLSEGHPNLIDYLKNDDVQLILNTPSGKGARTDEGKIRAAGVQHGVPCITTLAAAEAAVRAMVAMRDTPMEVESLQRRYAQNI
- a CDS encoding SHD1 domain-containing protein yields the protein MFLTAPTFAADPVHFSSQAGATVTYKINIQIGIGKDAGKYPGTLTYQVKSATPELIQLTATGDLQGKASRPSSFFRSSNDSPLPTLESASCRGALLGITPLGKVEVVQRDDMLGLVLGTIGQLAIAPLPPAAAAPVNPRAAQKGADVAVTWDVSDTTTIARVSSPFGMTPSFASRAGIDNKKLSIATEKWKYVAHPAVRNRMKIDHQYELSAPDSDPPLKMQGEGIAFFNLEDGFYEQLQINRVLFQVDDGVEVKVPVSITVVRETEQERAAKIAAAKEAALKRTRPFTDIERRQWLQALAPGSSAAAAHRAMSDLNSRNQRQDPELAQALLKRAEISDKNMQPFYYSAAGRFDESIKQMAEDRRDYSRGIGTVKRTGAPVTTASRLVVGQILAKSRERFSGHEAVEVKEIHDRNEVSVQPVGGHGRVERVNVSLLRYPPDTVPQPVHVRAAPRARRVAPKPRVVMEEPEENDEVEDESEPEMDAIRTWTDKTGKFKIEASFLAVKDGKLRLKSADDKTIEIPLAALSKKDVDLAEQFQEESEAPANPFQVVTE
- a CDS encoding four helix bundle protein, which encodes MFVLQPASDPMDQRGEDLEDRLLDFATRVGKLVEALPETRLGRHIAGQLVRSGTSPAPNYAEACAAESKKDFVHKLGIALKELRESRTWVKLILRSEMLSDDRIKPLLDECIQLCNIIGKSVVTAKANLQNPK